One part of the Ornithodoros turicata isolate Travis chromosome 2, ASM3712646v1, whole genome shotgun sequence genome encodes these proteins:
- the LOC135384979 gene encoding uncharacterized protein LOC135384979 translates to MDSPVRASRPTSEPFHVVLDYVGEHRNLFTGGLSAGYTSQDRNREWCELATRLNASGGAVKPIERWRKTWTYWKSATKAKAARISHHTRETGRGPPPKESLSELEERLASVIGQVATTGMQETRDTGTAGLGVRINDHLYGTARGSFCLTER, encoded by the exons ATGGATTCACCGGTACGCGCTTCACGTCCCACCTCGGAGCCGTTTCACGTTGTGCTCGACTATGTGGGGGAGCACCGTAATCTCTTTACGGGTGGGCTGTCCGCTGGCTACACATCGCAAGACAGAAATAGGGAGTGGTGCGAGCTGGCTACACGTTTGAACGCCAGCGGTGGTGCAGTGAAACCCATTGAGAGGTGGAGAAAG ACGTGGACATACTGGAAAAGCGCCACCAAAGCCAAGGCAGCTCGCATCTCACATCACACTCGGGAGACGGGAAGAGGTCCCCCACCGAAAGAGTCGCTGTCTGAGCTGGAGGAGCGGCTCGCCTCTGTGATTGGGCAAGTGGCGACGACCGGGATGCAGGAGACTCGGGATACGGGCACTGCCGGCCTCGGAGTCCGCATCAACGATCATTTATATGGCACCGCCCGAGGCAGCTTCTGCCTCACAGAGCGATGA